One Pelobates fuscus isolate aPelFus1 chromosome 8, aPelFus1.pri, whole genome shotgun sequence genomic window carries:
- the LOC134570807 gene encoding gamma-crystallin M1-1-like, with protein MGKIIFYEDRKFQGRSYECSNDNPDLQSHFNTCNSVRVENGCWMLYERPNYTGNQYFLKRGEYPDYQQWQGLNDSIRSCRLIPEHLGSSAHKIKVYERDDFKGEMMEFLEDCPNVYDRFCSHDIHSCNVLDGHWIFYELPNYRGKQYLLRPGEYRRFTDWGSLTTKVGSFRRVLEPY; from the exons ATGGGAAAG ATCATTTTCTACGAGGACAGAAAGTTCCAGGGTCGTTCCTACGAGTGCAGCAATGATAATCCAGATCTGCAGTCTCACTTCAATACCTGTAACTCTGTCCGTGTAGAGAATGGCTGCTGGATGCTCTACGAGCGCCCCAATTATACGGGGAACCAGTACTTCCTAAAGAGAGGGGAGTATCCAGATTACCAGCAATGGCAAGGTCTCAATGACTCCATCAGGTCATGTCGCTTGATTCCAGAA CATCTGGGATCAAGTGCCCATAAAATAAAGGTTTATGAACGAGATGACTTCAAAGGAGAAATGATGGAGTTTTTGGAAGATTGCCCTAATGTTTACGATCGTTTCTGCTCCCATGATATTCATTCTTGTAACGTACTTGATGGTCACTGGATCTTCTATGAGCTTCCAAACTACAGGGGGAAGCAGTACCTCTTGAGACCTGGGGAATACAGAAGATTCACTGACTGGGGCTCCCTGACCACCAAGGTTGGCTCCTTCAGACGTGTCCTGGAACCTTATTAA